A genomic segment from Poecilia reticulata strain Guanapo linkage group LG3, Guppy_female_1.0+MT, whole genome shotgun sequence encodes:
- the fgf7 gene encoding fibroblast growth factor 7, producing the protein MRKWMLTWNLQSLLSGLYLHAIFLLGSVCVVYSDCTPEQRVAIMNCSKHERHTRNYDYMEGGDVRIRQLFSGTQWFLTIDDSGNITGTQDPTNCYSILEIRTVSEGPTLAIKAVKSQYYICMNKAGNLQAKKTYSKNCDFKEGFLENHYNAYSSAKWTEKEMFIALNQRGRPMRGKRTRKASVASHFIPMKCWEEERRVE; encoded by the exons ATGCGCAAATGGATGCTGACATGGAACCTTCAAAGTCTGCTCTCAGGACTCTACCTGCACGCGATCTTTCTGCTTGGCAGCGTGTGTGTGGTCTACAGTGACTGCACCCCCGAGCAACGCGTTGCCATCATGAACTGCTCTAAACACGAGCGCCACACCAGGAACTATGATTACATGGAGGGAGGAGATGTGCGCATTCGACAGCTGTTCAGTGGCACGCAGTGGTTCCTCACGATTGATGACTCGGGCAACATCACGGGAACTCAAGATCCTACCAACTGCTACA GTATCCTGGAGATCAGAACGGTGTCCGAGGGGCCCACATTGGCCATCAAAGCTGTAAAGAGCCAGTATTACATCTGCATGAACAAGGCTGGGAATCTGCAAGCCAAG AAGACCTACAGTAAAAACTGCGACTTCAAGGAGGGTTTCCTAGAGAACCACTACAACGCTTACTCCTCTGCAAAGTGGACTGAAAAGGAAATGTTCATAGCGCTAAATCAGAGGGGGCGGCCAATGAGAGGGAAGAGGACCAGGAAGGCAAGCGTAGCTTCTCACTTCATCCCGATGAAATgctgggaggaggagaggagagtggAGTGA